Proteins encoded within one genomic window of Mesobacillus subterraneus:
- a CDS encoding RloB family protein, translating to MGSDDLFKKRKAARKVADYRRKTGKKGEDRDLILIVCEGTKSEPNYFHGFKLTNLTIEGCGGDPLTVVDKAISIQTSEKAKGKIFDQVWCVFDRDSFPAYRFNGALQKAEARDFKVAYSNEAFELWYVLHFEYLNTGISRSDYGDKISHHIQEDYQKNDPFIFQKLQQFGDQNLAIRYAARLVNSYNPPDPYNDNPSTTVYKLVEILNRWYK from the coding sequence TTGGGGAGTGATGATCTTTTTAAAAAAAGAAAAGCAGCTCGAAAAGTTGCAGATTATAGAAGAAAAACGGGGAAAAAGGGAGAAGATCGGGATTTAATTCTAATTGTTTGTGAAGGAACAAAATCTGAACCAAATTATTTCCATGGATTTAAATTAACGAACCTAACAATTGAAGGGTGCGGAGGTGACCCATTAACAGTAGTCGATAAAGCAATAAGTATTCAAACTTCAGAAAAGGCTAAAGGCAAGATATTCGACCAGGTTTGGTGTGTATTTGACAGAGATAGTTTTCCTGCCTATAGATTTAATGGAGCTCTTCAAAAAGCGGAGGCAAGAGATTTTAAGGTCGCCTATTCAAATGAAGCTTTTGAATTATGGTATGTTCTTCATTTTGAATATTTAAATACAGGTATCTCCCGAAGTGATTATGGTGATAAAATCTCACATCATATCCAAGAAGATTACCAAAAAAACGACCCATTTATCTTTCAAAAATTACAACAATTCGGAGATCAAAATCTTGCAATTCGATATGCTGCCCGCTTAGTAAATAGCTATAATCCACCAGACCCATATAATGATAACCCATCAACAACTGTTTATAAGCTTGTTGAGATCTTAAACAGGTGGTATAAGTAA